One window of Bacteroidota bacterium genomic DNA carries:
- a CDS encoding peptidoglycan DD-metalloendopeptidase family protein produces MDFILKKDFLAIGIVSLVLGMLCYYFYESEITNLDLQIENEQVIQEPKPTIYKYEIPIDSFEIFNGIVKRNQNLSEILTKYDISAFIIDKIAKKSKGIFDLRKIKFNQKYTAFCKKDSSRQLHYFVYEHSPIDYVVFDLKDSIEVFMKKKEIITRRKTASGRIESSLWNAIKENNLNPVLAIELSEIYAWSIDFFGIQKGDAFKILYDEQFVDSQSVGISNIYTSVFRHMNTDFYAFQFEQDNTMSYFDENGNSLRKAFLKAPLRFSRISSKFSNSRFHPVLKIRRPHHGIDYAAPAGTPVLAIGDGVIIKKGYQKNGGGRYLKIKHNSIYTTVYMHFSRYSKGMNQGAYVKQGDVIGYVGSSGLATGPHLDFRFYKNGTAVDPLKIKAPPVEPVKKQNIEQFEELITLYQNEIFNIGLFYF; encoded by the coding sequence ATGGATTTTATTTTGAAAAAGGATTTTCTGGCAATTGGGATTGTTTCTTTAGTTTTGGGCATGCTATGCTATTATTTTTACGAGAGTGAAATTACAAATCTCGATTTACAGATAGAAAATGAACAAGTAATTCAAGAACCAAAACCTACAATTTATAAATATGAAATTCCAATAGACTCATTTGAGATATTTAATGGAATTGTAAAAAGAAATCAGAATTTGTCTGAGATTTTGACAAAATATGATATTTCGGCTTTTATAATTGACAAAATTGCGAAAAAATCAAAAGGAATATTCGATCTTCGAAAAATTAAATTCAATCAGAAATATACTGCATTTTGCAAAAAAGACAGTAGTAGGCAACTCCACTATTTTGTTTATGAACATTCACCAATCGACTATGTGGTATTCGATTTAAAAGATTCAATAGAAGTTTTTATGAAGAAAAAGGAAATAATTACCCGAAGAAAAACAGCTTCAGGTAGAATTGAATCTTCACTTTGGAATGCAATAAAAGAGAATAATTTAAATCCGGTTTTAGCAATTGAATTATCGGAAATTTATGCCTGGTCGATAGATTTTTTTGGAATACAAAAAGGAGATGCTTTCAAAATACTTTACGATGAGCAATTTGTTGATAGTCAGTCGGTAGGAATAAGTAACATTTACACTTCAGTTTTTAGGCATATGAATACCGATTTTTATGCTTTTCAGTTTGAGCAAGATAATACTATGAGCTATTTCGACGAAAATGGAAATAGTTTACGAAAAGCATTTTTGAAAGCGCCACTAAGGTTTTCGCGAATTAGCTCGAAATTTTCTAACAGCCGGTTTCATCCTGTTTTGAAAATTCGCCGTCCACATCATGGGATAGACTATGCCGCTCCGGCAGGGACACCGGTTTTGGCAATTGGCGATGGAGTAATCATTAAAAAGGGATACCAAAAAAATGGTGGCGGTCGTTATCTAAAAATTAAACACAACAGTATTTATACAACTGTTTACATGCACTTTTCGCGCTATTCAAAGGGGATGAATCAGGGTGCTTATGTAAAGCAAGGCGATGTGATTGGATATGTTGGAAGCTCCGGTTTAGCAACTGGTCCGCATCTCGATTTCAGATTTTATAAAAACGGAACTGCAGTAGATCCTCTAAAAATTAAAGCTCCCCCGGTAGAGCCAGTGAAAAAGCAAAATATTGAACAGTTTGAAGAATTGATAACTCTTTATCAGAACGAAATTTTTAATATAGGTTTATTCTATTTTTAA
- a CDS encoding acetyl-CoA carboxylase biotin carboxyl carrier protein subunit: MSLEIKIGDRIAQIELLSRQNNIVKVKVDEKIYDIDILLVERGVYSILYNNQSHNIEFCEKGDPKKYTINTYLNSFDVEIIDAETKYIQNRKSGSDEGGENEISSPMPGKVVKILVEEGEEVKAGQTVIIVSAMKMESEYKAANDGIIKKIFVEEEETVDGGQILLAIE, translated from the coding sequence ATGTCATTAGAAATAAAAATAGGCGATAGAATTGCACAAATAGAGTTATTGTCTCGGCAAAATAATATTGTGAAAGTAAAAGTAGATGAAAAAATTTATGACATTGATATTCTTTTAGTTGAAAGAGGAGTTTATTCAATTCTTTACAACAATCAATCGCACAACATAGAGTTCTGCGAAAAAGGAGATCCAAAAAAATACACGATTAATACCTACTTAAATAGCTTTGATGTTGAGATTATCGATGCAGAAACAAAATATATTCAAAACAGAAAATCTGGTTCCGATGAAGGTGGTGAAAATGAAATAAGTTCGCCAATGCCCGGAAAAGTTGTAAAAATTCTTGTTGAGGAAGGCGAAGAAGTAAAAGCCGGACAAACAGTAATTATAGTTAGTGCAATGAAAATGGAAAGCGAGTATAAAGCTGCAAACGATGGGATTATCAAAAAAATATTTGTTGAGGAAGAAGAAACTGTGGATGGTGGTCAGATTTTATTAGCAATCGAATAA
- the purN gene encoding phosphoribosylglycinamide formyltransferase produces MKRIAIFASGSGTNTQAIIEYFGNKNNIEIALVLSNKKSAYVLERAKKYGIEAATFSKNDLNNSMRIIEILKEKQIDLIVLAGFLLLIPESLIRHFPRKIINIHPALLPKYGGKGMYGMKVHQAVIENSEIESGISIHFVNSKYDEGELIFQAKCKIDSSDNPESLAKKIHQLEYEHFPNTIEQVLNKI; encoded by the coding sequence ATGAAACGAATTGCAATTTTTGCGTCCGGTTCTGGAACAAATACTCAAGCTATTATCGAATATTTTGGGAATAAAAATAATATTGAAATTGCATTGGTATTATCAAATAAAAAATCGGCCTACGTTCTCGAAAGAGCAAAAAAATATGGCATTGAAGCTGCAACTTTCAGCAAAAACGATTTGAACAATTCAATGCGAATTATCGAAATTCTAAAAGAGAAACAAATTGACTTGATAGTTTTGGCAGGTTTCCTATTGTTAATTCCGGAAAGTTTGATTCGACATTTTCCACGAAAAATTATAAATATTCATCCTGCACTTCTTCCCAAATATGGAGGAAAAGGTATGTATGGAATGAAAGTGCATCAAGCTGTAATAGAAAATTCAGAAATTGAAAGTGGTATTAGCATTCATTTCGTAAATTCAAAATACGATGAAGGAGAATTAATTTTTCAGGCGAAATGTAAAATAGACAGCTCTGATAATCCGGAAAGTCTCGCAAAAAAAATTCACCAGCTCGAATACGAACATTTCCCAAATACGATTGAACAAGTTTTGAACAAAATTTAA
- the accC gene encoding acetyl-CoA carboxylase biotin carboxylase subunit, with protein MIKKILVANRGEIAIRVMRSCREMDIRSVAVFSEADRSSMHVRYADEAYFIGPSPSSESYLKIDNIIDAAKKSNVDAIHPGYGFLSENAEFSKRCKKEGIIFIGPSAEVISVMGDKISARQKMVDSGVPVVPGNKECISSAEEAIKIVEKVGLPVMIKASAGGGGKGMRLVKQMSDLANGIRAAKSEALASFSDDSVYIEKYIESPHHIEFQILADSFGNTIHLCERECSIQRRHQKVIEETPSPLMTAKLRDEMGKHAIAAAESVAYEGAGTVEFLVDNNLNYYFLEMNTRLQVEHPITERVVGVDLVKQQIKIANGEKLQITQEEVSQNGHAIECRIYAEDPDNNFMPYPGLIKHITEPLGLGVRHDGYVYEGYEIPMYYDPMISKLIIWANTREEAIKRMKRALYAYKITGVKTSIKFLERIMKTPDFVNGKYDTHFIEDNEDFLMKAEKCVADCEDVAIIAAFIDYTDKLKPKETGKTNESTNNWKEFGRRKNILRL; from the coding sequence ATGATTAAAAAAATACTTGTTGCAAACAGAGGTGAAATTGCTATTAGAGTTATGCGTTCGTGTCGCGAAATGGACATAAGAAGTGTAGCTGTTTTCAGCGAAGCCGACCGTTCGTCTATGCACGTGCGTTATGCCGACGAAGCCTACTTTATTGGTCCTTCACCTTCATCGGAAAGCTATCTTAAAATTGACAATATAATTGATGCTGCCAAAAAATCGAATGTTGATGCAATTCATCCCGGTTACGGATTTTTGTCGGAAAATGCTGAATTTTCGAAACGATGTAAAAAAGAAGGAATTATTTTTATTGGACCTTCGGCAGAAGTAATTTCTGTGATGGGAGATAAAATTAGTGCTCGTCAAAAAATGGTAGATTCAGGAGTACCTGTTGTTCCCGGAAACAAAGAATGTATTTCGAGTGCAGAAGAAGCGATTAAGATTGTCGAAAAGGTAGGTTTACCGGTAATGATAAAAGCATCTGCCGGTGGTGGTGGTAAAGGGATGAGGCTTGTTAAACAAATGAGCGATTTAGCTAATGGAATTAGAGCTGCGAAATCTGAAGCACTTGCTTCATTTTCTGATGATTCGGTTTATATTGAAAAATATATTGAATCCCCTCATCATATCGAATTTCAGATATTAGCTGATAGTTTTGGGAATACAATTCATCTTTGCGAACGCGAGTGCTCTATTCAACGCCGACACCAAAAAGTTATTGAAGAGACTCCCTCACCGTTGATGACTGCAAAACTCAGAGATGAAATGGGAAAACATGCTATTGCTGCCGCAGAATCTGTAGCTTATGAAGGTGCCGGAACTGTCGAATTTCTTGTTGATAATAATCTAAATTATTATTTTCTGGAAATGAATACCAGACTTCAGGTTGAGCATCCAATAACCGAAAGGGTTGTTGGAGTAGATTTAGTAAAGCAACAAATAAAAATTGCAAATGGCGAAAAATTGCAAATTACGCAAGAAGAGGTTTCGCAAAACGGCCATGCTATCGAATGCAGGATTTATGCCGAAGACCCCGATAATAATTTCATGCCATACCCCGGATTGATCAAACATATTACTGAGCCACTCGGTCTGGGTGTCCGCCACGATGGTTATGTTTACGAAGGTTATGAAATTCCAATGTATTACGACCCAATGATTTCTAAACTGATAATTTGGGCAAATACAAGAGAAGAAGCCATTAAAAGAATGAAGCGTGCATTATATGCCTACAAAATTACTGGCGTGAAAACCTCAATAAAATTTCTTGAACGTATAATGAAAACTCCCGATTTTGTGAATGGAAAATACGATACCCATTTCATTGAAGACAATGAAGATTTTCTTATGAAAGCGGAAAAATGTGTAGCCGACTGCGAAGATGTAGCAATTATTGCAGCATTCATAGATTATACTGATAAATTAAAACCTAAAGAAACCGGGAAGACAAACGAATCTACAAACAATTGGAAAGAATTTGGAAGACGTAAAAATATTCTACGACTTTAA